Genomic window (Desulfuromonas acetexigens):
GCCCCGCCATCGAAGCGGCGCTGACCCTGGCCGGACAATCACCCGCCGTCGTGTTGCGCAACACCTCCGCTTCGAGCAAGGATGAAATCGACGCCTTCAACCGGCTCAACGACCCGCACAGCCCGCACCGGGTCATCCTGCTGGTCAACAAGGGGACCGAGGGCTGGAACTGCCCCAGCCTGTTCGCCTGCGCCCTCGCCCGCAAACTGAAAAACTCCAACAATTTCGTGCTTCAAGCCGCGACCCGCTGCCTGCGCGAGGTTCCCGGCAACAACGCCAAGGCCCGTATTTATCTTTCGATGGACAACCGCGCCGTGCTCGACAAGCAGTTGCGGGAAACCTACGGCGAAACCCTGGACGAACTTTCCCATGCCGGCGGCGAGACCCTGACCGTCACCCTGCGGGTACGCAAGGCCCAGCTGCCGCCGCTGGTGATCGAACAGACCTTGCGCACCGTCACCCGCGTAGGGGCGATTGGCGAATCGCCCTTGTCTTTGAATATGCCGACTGCAACCAAGGAACAAAGTCTGACCCTGGCGCGGTTCGACATCGCCAGGCAGCAGGCGACGACGGCGGTGCTGCGGCAGATCGGCGAGGGCGTCACCATCGCCACCGAGCCAGACGGCGAAGATCTGTACACGGCCGCCGCCAAGCTCGCCGAATGGTATCGCCTCGACCCGTGGCCGCTGCACGCCGAACTGAAACGGCTTTACGGCGACGGCGGCGACGTGCCGACGGCCCATCTCGCCGAGCTTTGCCGACAGATCGAGCAACAGGTCTGCGCCTACGAAGTGAAGGAAACCAAGGTCGAAAAGGCGCTGGCGCTCATCAAGCCGGAGGGCTTCACGCGGGAGGAAACGGCGGACGGCGCGGTGATCTACACCGCCGAAATTCGCATTCCCAAAGACAAAGGGCATCTGTTGAGTCCCTGGCCCGACGGGAATTTCGGCTACCATTACGACCCGTACAACTTTGACTCCAACCCCGAAAAGAGCTTTTTCGCCGATCACCTGCTGCCGCATATCGAGGCACATCCCGACGAGGTCGAGGACATCTACTTTATCGGCGGGCTCACCGACCCCGGCAAGACGGATTTTTTCGTGGAGTACAAGGATGACAAGGGGCACTGGCGCAACTACTTCCCCGATTTCCTCATCCGCCTGAAAGGGAAAGGGAAGCAGCCGGGCAAGTGCCTGATCGTGGAGATCAAGAATGCGCAGTGGGAAACGACCGTCAACGACGAGCTGAGAAGCGGCAGGGCGGTGAGCAAGGAAGGGCGCAAGGCGATGGCGATGACGCGCTGGGTCGATCTGAACCCCGCGCGGTTGAAATACCAGATCATTTTTGCCGACAACGAGCCGCCGCGCGACGAAGTGGCCAAGGCCAAGGCGTTTGTGACCGAGGGAAATCATGAGTGAGAAAAAAGAGATCAAAATCGCCGCCGCCAAGGGCCGCCCGATGCTGACCTGGGTGGGGAAACGGCCGTTGCGCAGCGTGACCGCCTTTCCCGCGCAGCATGTGGAGACGTTCTCCCCCGCAGACGTAGGGGCGATTCATGAATCGCCCGTCTGGAAAGATTGGCCCGCCGCCTACCCCCAGGGCGGCCTGCTCTTTCACGGCGACAACAAGGAGGTGCTGGGGCACCTGCTGGCCAACGGCTTTCGCGGCAAGGTCAAGCTCATCTACATCGACCCGCCTTTCGACTCCGGCGCCGACTACGTGCGCAAGGTGCAACTGCGCGGCGGCGCGGCCACCGCCAAGATCGACGGGGAGAGCTACGCCCTCGGCGAGCAGATTCAGTACACCGACATCTGGGCCAACGACAACTATTTGCAGTTCATGTATGAGCGGCTGATGCTGTTGAGGGAGTTGCTGGCGGAGGATGGGTCGATTTATTTGCACTGCGACCAGCGAAAGCAGCATCATCTCAGATGCATACTTGATGAAATCTTTGGCTCAGATTCCTTCAGAAATCAAATCAGTCGGATAAAGTGTAACCCCAAGAACTTCGAACGAACGGCATTTGGAAACATCCATGATATTGTTTTTTTCTATGCTAAAGGTCAAAACAACACATGGAATGATCAAGTTGAAGAACTTGACTCCGAAGACATGGAGAGGCTTTTTGGAAAAACAACTGAGGATGGGAAAAAGTACACGACCGTTGCCCTCCATGCTTCCGGTGAGCGAAAAGGGCCGACTGGTGAACCTTGGCGAGGCATAAAACCCCCGCCTGGCCGACATTGGGCATATGTCCCCGAGATGCTTGATAAATTTGATGATGATGGGCGAATCGAATGGTCCTCCACAGGAAATCCAAGGCTTATTTTATATGCTGAGGATCAAGGGAATCGTCGGGTACAGGACGTTTGGACCATGAAGGACCCTATCTACAGCATTTACCCGACCGAAAAAAACAACGATTTGCTTTGCCGAATTATCCATGCTTCAACAAGGCCAGGGGATTTGATTCTCGACTGTTTCATCGGCTCCGGCACCACCGCCGCCGTGGCCCAGAAACTCGGCCGCCGCTGGATCGGCTGCGACATCAACAAGGGGGCGATCCAGACCACGGCCAAGCGGTTACAGGGGATCATGGTGGAACAAGCCAGGGCGATTCATGAATCGCCCCTACGGTTGCCGGGGATGGAGAGCGGCGAGGGAGCCGCGCCCGCGCCGACGCAGTTATCCTTCACCGTCTGGCGGGTCAATGACTACGACCTGAAAATCCAGCGCAACGAGGCGATTCAGCTCGCCTGCGAGCATGTCGGCGTCGAACGTCTGCCCTCCGACAGCTTCTTCGACGGCAAGCTCGGCAAAAAGTTGGTCAAGATCGTCCCCTTCGAGCATCCTCTTTCCCCCCTCGATCTTGAGGAACTGAAACGGGAACTCGAAGCGCGCCCCGAGTTGGAAAACACTGTCGTCTTCGTTTGTCTCGGCATCGAACTGGCCGCCCGCACCTGGATCGAAGATTGGAACCGCCTGCGCAAGGGGGCGGAAACCGTTAACAAAATCGAAGTCATCGAACTGCGCACCGACGAGAAATACGGCAACTTCATCAAGCACGAACCGGCCGCGGCCAAGGTCGCCATCGCCCGCGCCGGCGACTCCATTACCGTCACCATCGAGGACTTCATCAGTCCGACCATCCTCAAGCGCCTCGACATGGACACGCCCCTGTTCAAGGCCAAAATCGCCGACTGGCGCAGCCAGATCGACTGCGTGATGGTCGACACCGCGTATGACGGCGCGGTTTTCAACGTGGTGCTCGCCGACGTGCCGGCCAAGAAAACCGACCTGATCGACGGCGCCTACACCCTCCCCGCGCCGGAGGGAAAAACCACGGTCGCGGTGAAGATCGTCGATATGCTGGGGGAAGAAGTGCTGGTTACGGAAGGGATTTAACCATGAACTCCCTCGCCCCGATCTATGTCGAAAAAATCGTCGTCCCCCAGCGCCTTGTTTCCACCATCCGCCAGATCGGAGAACACAAGGGGAAACAGGAGCTGTACAAACAGCAGGCCCCGGAGATGCTGGAAAACCTACGCCGGGTCGCGATGATCCAGAGCACCGAATCTTCCAACCGGTTGGAGGGGATCGTCGCCGACGAAAAACGTCTGCGGGCGCTGGTGGCCGAGAAAACCGCCCCCGCCAACCGCTCGGAGGCCGAGATCGCCGGTTATCGCGACGTTCTGAATACCATTCATGCCAGTTACGACCACATCCCCTTTTCCGATAACGTCGTCCTGCAACTGCACCGCGACTTGATGAAATATGCGGGCAAGGAAGGTGGGCGCTGGAAATCGGTCGCCAACGAAATTACCGAAATCCTGCCTGACGGAAATAAACATGTCCGCTTCGTCCCGGTCGCACCGCACCAGACCGCCGAAGCCATGCGTGTTCTACATGACCGTTACAACGAACTGACCCGGAGGCAGGAGTGGGACCCGCTGCTGCTCATCCCTTTCTACGTGCTCGATTTTCTCTGCATCCACCCCTTTCTTGACGGCAACGGCCGCATGGCCCGGCTGCTGACGGTGCTGCTGCTCTATCAGAACGGCTACGAAGTGGGGCGTTACATCAGCCTGGAGCGAATCGTCGAGCAGAGCAAGGAATCGTATTACGATACCCTCTACGTCGCCTCTCAGGGCTGGCACGAAGGAAGACACGACATCCTCCCCTGGACCGAATATCTGCTCGGCACCATTCTGGCCGCCTATCGCGAATTCGAAGGGCGTTTCGGCCGAATCTCCAGCGGCGTGGGGAGCAAAACCGACATGGTATTGAACGCCATCGACGGGATGGTTGCCGACTTCGGTATTGCGGATCTGGAGCGAGCGTGCCCATTGGTCAGCCGGGACATGATTCGGCACGTACTTGTAACGCTGCGAAATGAAGAGAAAATTGAAAACCTGAGCAAGGGAAAGTATGCTAAGTGGCGCAAGCTTAAAGCGGTAACGAATAAATTCAATGGGGCAACCGATGCCTAGTTATTACCACATTGAATCATCCAATTACTATATTGGACCTTGATTATTCCCTTTTTGGATTTTGAGCTCCCACCATTCTTCGACGGCAAACTCGGCAAAAAGCTGGTCAAGATCGTCCCCTTCGAACATCCCCTCTCCCCCCTCGATCTGGAGGAACTGAAACGGGAACTGGAGGCCCGGCCGGAGTTGGAGAACACCGTCGTCTTCGTTTGTCTCGGCATCGAGCTGGCCGCCCGCACCTGGATCGAAGATTGGAACCGCCTGCGCAAGGGGGCG
Coding sequences:
- a CDS encoding DEAD/DEAH box helicase family protein, giving the protein MTHLYQLLADNVRLWREAGYPCEKFPAIGEILQFQTADDSGRNLRFLRPPQFRALEVYWHLRLVEKTPHILDLYKAGYRKKADLIKALGIPQKAFEEADYDVEPLLARIKTDDRFVKDFKLEALRETLTLEYPSYILALAMGAGKTILVGAIIATEFAMALEYPTTGDDLKDAFVENALVFAPGKTIIESLRELAEIPFDKILPPRFFKGFAASVKLTFTPDGAKDIPVIRNSNFNIVVTNTEKIRIQKPTVRAGKGWTQLQLMEKEKQLSEDANLRLQTIASLPHLAVFSDEAHHTYGQAMGEELKKVRKTVDYLHHNSPNLICVVNTTGTPYYQKQPLKDVVTWYGLSEGIRDRILKDVSGNIHAYSFDAGNADKFIAEVVKDFFTDYGEVALPNGAPAKLALYFPQTDDLEELRPAIEAALTLAGQSPAVVLRNTSASSKDEIDAFNRLNDPHSPHRVILLVNKGTEGWNCPSLFACALARKLKNSNNFVLQAATRCLREVPGNNAKARIYLSMDNRAVLDKQLRETYGETLDELSHAGGETLTVTLRVRKAQLPPLVIEQTLRTVTRVGAIGESPLSLNMPTATKEQSLTLARFDIARQQATTAVLRQIGEGVTIATEPDGEDLYTAAAKLAEWYRLDPWPLHAELKRLYGDGGDVPTAHLAELCRQIEQQVCAYEVKETKVEKALALIKPEGFTREETADGAVIYTAEIRIPKDKGHLLSPWPDGNFGYHYDPYNFDSNPEKSFFADHLLPHIEAHPDEVEDIYFIGGLTDPGKTDFFVEYKDDKGHWRNYFPDFLIRLKGKGKQPGKCLIVEIKNAQWETTVNDELRSGRAVSKEGRKAMAMTRWVDLNPARLKYQIIFADNEPPRDEVAKAKAFVTEGNHE
- a CDS encoding site-specific DNA-methyltransferase; the encoded protein is MSEKKEIKIAAAKGRPMLTWVGKRPLRSVTAFPAQHVETFSPADVGAIHESPVWKDWPAAYPQGGLLFHGDNKEVLGHLLANGFRGKVKLIYIDPPFDSGADYVRKVQLRGGAATAKIDGESYALGEQIQYTDIWANDNYLQFMYERLMLLRELLAEDGSIYLHCDQRKQHHLRCILDEIFGSDSFRNQISRIKCNPKNFERTAFGNIHDIVFFYAKGQNNTWNDQVEELDSEDMERLFGKTTEDGKKYTTVALHASGERKGPTGEPWRGIKPPPGRHWAYVPEMLDKFDDDGRIEWSSTGNPRLILYAEDQGNRRVQDVWTMKDPIYSIYPTEKNNDLLCRIIHASTRPGDLILDCFIGSGTTAAVAQKLGRRWIGCDINKGAIQTTAKRLQGIMVEQARAIHESPLRLPGMESGEGAAPAPTQLSFTVWRVNDYDLKIQRNEAIQLACEHVGVERLPSDSFFDGKLGKKLVKIVPFEHPLSPLDLEELKRELEARPELENTVVFVCLGIELAARTWIEDWNRLRKGAETVNKIEVIELRTDEKYGNFIKHEPAAAKVAIARAGDSITVTIEDFISPTILKRLDMDTPLFKAKIADWRSQIDCVMVDTAYDGAVFNVVLADVPAKKTDLIDGAYTLPAPEGKTTVAVKIVDMLGEEVLVTEGI
- a CDS encoding Fic family protein, with the translated sequence MNSLAPIYVEKIVVPQRLVSTIRQIGEHKGKQELYKQQAPEMLENLRRVAMIQSTESSNRLEGIVADEKRLRALVAEKTAPANRSEAEIAGYRDVLNTIHASYDHIPFSDNVVLQLHRDLMKYAGKEGGRWKSVANEITEILPDGNKHVRFVPVAPHQTAEAMRVLHDRYNELTRRQEWDPLLLIPFYVLDFLCIHPFLDGNGRMARLLTVLLLYQNGYEVGRYISLERIVEQSKESYYDTLYVASQGWHEGRHDILPWTEYLLGTILAAYREFEGRFGRISSGVGSKTDMVLNAIDGMVADFGIADLERACPLVSRDMIRHVLVTLRNEEKIENLSKGKYAKWRKLKAVTNKFNGATDA